From a region of the Equus przewalskii isolate Varuska chromosome 2, EquPr2, whole genome shotgun sequence genome:
- the LOC103544471 gene encoding tumor necrosis factor receptor superfamily member 14-like isoform X1, producing the protein MEPLRGWGPPPWSPAPKADALSLALYLLLLGSPRYTLATPQCKEEEYPVGTECCPKCSPGYRVKQACGELTGTVCVPCAPRTFSAHLNGLSKCLPCRPCDPAMGLVIRRDCSSTENTECGCDQGHFCVSEKGDDCVECQPHTTCRPGQRVQERGTERQDTVCEDCQPGTFSPNGTLGECRPWTKCSGLFEMEVEPGTSSTDVTCSSQGLSVLVGVLVLVLAGLIVLCVWMKMRRTPDGFTPVRFLSQWTRPGVGREDTAAQALQPTPDVTTVAVEETAAMFPEREQHADRQPQMQPSEKSLTVSAESCQALKG; encoded by the exons ATGGAGCCTCTGCGAGGCTGGGGGCCACCCCCATGGAGCCCGGCACCCAAGGCTGATGCCCTGAGCCTG GCCTTGTATCTCCTCCTTCTGGGGTCCCCCCGCTACACCCTGGCGACGCCCCAGTGCAAAGAGGAGGAGTACCCAGTGGGGACCGAGTGCTGCCCCAAATGCAGTCCAG GTTACCGCGTGAAGCAGGCCTGTGGGGAGCTGACTGGCACGGTGTGCGTTCCCTGCGCCCCCAGGACCTTCTCAGCCCACCTCAACGGCCTGAGCAAGTGTCTGCCGTGCCGACCCTGTGACCCAG CCATGGGCCTGGTGATCAGGCGGGACTGCTCGAGCACGGAAAACACCGAGTGTGGCTGCGACCAAGGCCACTTCTGCGTTAGCGAGAAGGGGGATGATTGTGTCGAGTGCCAGCCCCACACGACCTGCAGACCAGGCCAGAGGGTACAGGAGAGAG GCACCGAGCGGCAGGACACGGTGTGTGAAGACTGCCAGCCCGGGACCTTCTCTCCCAATGGGACCCTGGGGGAGTGCCGGCCCTGGACCAA GTGCAGCGGCCTCTTTGAGATGGAAGTGGAACCTGGGACTAGCAGCACAGACGTCACATGctcctcccagggcctcagtGTTCTTGTGGGTGTTCTCGTGCTTGTGTTGGCTGGCCTGATAGTCCTCTGCGTGTGGATGAAAATGAGAAGGACACCTG atggattCACCCCAGTGAGATTCCTCTCTCAG TGGACACGTCCTGGTGTAGGACGGGAAGACACAGCCGCCCAGGCCCTGCAGCCCACGCCGGACGTCACCACGGTGGCCGTGGAGGAGACAGCAGCCATGTTCCCTGAGAGGGAGCAACATGCTGACCGACAGCCTCAGATGCAGCCATCTGAGAAATCCCTGACTGTGTCTGCCGAGAGCTGCCAGGCCCTCAAGGGCTGA
- the LOC103544471 gene encoding tumor necrosis factor receptor superfamily member 14-like isoform X2, which translates to MEPLRGWGPPPWSPAPKADALSLALYLLLLGSPRYTLATPQCKEEEYPVGTECCPKCSPGYRVKQACGELTGTVCVPCAPRTFSAHLNGLSKCLPCRPCDPGTERQDTVCEDCQPGTFSPNGTLGECRPWTKCSGLFEMEVEPGTSSTDVTCSSQGLSVLVGVLVLVLAGLIVLCVWMKMRRTPDGFTPVRFLSQWTRPGVGREDTAAQALQPTPDVTTVAVEETAAMFPEREQHADRQPQMQPSEKSLTVSAESCQALKG; encoded by the exons ATGGAGCCTCTGCGAGGCTGGGGGCCACCCCCATGGAGCCCGGCACCCAAGGCTGATGCCCTGAGCCTG GCCTTGTATCTCCTCCTTCTGGGGTCCCCCCGCTACACCCTGGCGACGCCCCAGTGCAAAGAGGAGGAGTACCCAGTGGGGACCGAGTGCTGCCCCAAATGCAGTCCAG GTTACCGCGTGAAGCAGGCCTGTGGGGAGCTGACTGGCACGGTGTGCGTTCCCTGCGCCCCCAGGACCTTCTCAGCCCACCTCAACGGCCTGAGCAAGTGTCTGCCGTGCCGACCCTGTGACCCAG GCACCGAGCGGCAGGACACGGTGTGTGAAGACTGCCAGCCCGGGACCTTCTCTCCCAATGGGACCCTGGGGGAGTGCCGGCCCTGGACCAA GTGCAGCGGCCTCTTTGAGATGGAAGTGGAACCTGGGACTAGCAGCACAGACGTCACATGctcctcccagggcctcagtGTTCTTGTGGGTGTTCTCGTGCTTGTGTTGGCTGGCCTGATAGTCCTCTGCGTGTGGATGAAAATGAGAAGGACACCTG atggattCACCCCAGTGAGATTCCTCTCTCAG TGGACACGTCCTGGTGTAGGACGGGAAGACACAGCCGCCCAGGCCCTGCAGCCCACGCCGGACGTCACCACGGTGGCCGTGGAGGAGACAGCAGCCATGTTCCCTGAGAGGGAGCAACATGCTGACCGACAGCCTCAGATGCAGCCATCTGAGAAATCCCTGACTGTGTCTGCCGAGAGCTGCCAGGCCCTCAAGGGCTGA